A DNA window from Phaeobacter sp. A36a-5a contains the following coding sequences:
- the lpxA gene encoding acyl-ACP--UDP-N-acetylglucosamine O-acyltransferase, with the protein MTRIHPSAVVEEGAKIGADCVIGPFCLIGPEVVLGDRVELKSHVVVTGDTEIGEDTTVFSFAVLGEIPQDLKFKGERCKTVIGKRNRIREHVTVNAGTEGGGGITRIGDDGLFMAGCHIAHDAQIGDRVIVVNSAAVAGHCVLEDDVIIGGLSGIHQWVRIGHGAIVGAVTMVTNDVIPYGLVQAPRGELDGLNLVGLKRRGVQRADITALRAAFQMLAQGEGTFQERARRLGAESDSEYVQEIVDFITGESDRSFLTPGG; encoded by the coding sequence ATGACCCGGATCCATCCCAGCGCGGTGGTCGAAGAAGGGGCGAAGATTGGCGCCGATTGCGTCATTGGACCGTTCTGCCTGATTGGCCCTGAGGTCGTGCTCGGCGACCGGGTTGAGCTGAAATCCCATGTGGTCGTCACCGGAGATACCGAGATCGGAGAGGATACCACGGTGTTCTCCTTTGCCGTGCTGGGCGAGATTCCGCAGGATCTGAAGTTCAAGGGCGAGCGCTGCAAGACCGTGATCGGCAAGCGCAACCGCATCCGAGAGCATGTGACGGTGAATGCCGGCACCGAAGGCGGCGGCGGGATCACGCGGATCGGTGATGACGGCTTGTTCATGGCCGGTTGCCACATCGCCCATGATGCGCAGATCGGAGATCGTGTGATCGTGGTGAATTCCGCTGCGGTTGCGGGCCACTGCGTGCTGGAAGATGACGTCATCATCGGCGGCCTGTCCGGCATTCACCAATGGGTGCGCATCGGTCACGGCGCCATTGTCGGCGCGGTCACCATGGTGACCAATGATGTGATTCCCTACGGGCTGGTGCAGGCGCCGCGCGGTGAGCTGGACGGGCTGAACCTTGTCGGCCTGAAACGCCGGGGCGTGCAGCGTGCGGATATCACCGCGCTGCGCGCGGCCTTTCAGATGCTGGCCCAGGGCGAGGGCACGTTTCAGGAGCGCGCGCGCCGTCTTGGCGCAGAGAGCGACAGCGAATACGTGCAGGAAATCGTTGATTTCATTACCGGCGAGAGTGACCGCTCTTTCCTGACGCCGGGAGGCTGA
- the ligA gene encoding NAD-dependent DNA ligase LigA, with product MALQEQLRAADLAYHQADDPEISDAEYDAKKRRYRALAEQFPDLAEIATELETVGAPIASGFGKITHAQRMMSLGNAFDDEDVRDFDKGLRKYLGLGAEDPLAYTAEPKIDGLSLSLRYEAGRLIHAATRGDGAVGENVTENALTIADIPQRIDDAPAVLEVRGEVYMSHADFTALNDRHAAQGGKTFANPRNAAAGSLRQLNAEITRSRPLRFFAYSWGELSEPLADTQFSALERLKGMGFQTNPLTKYCKGTTELIAHYRLIEEQRATLGYDIDGVVYKVDALALQDRLGFRSTTPRWAIAHKFPAELAWTRLEGIDIQVGRTGALSPVARLQPVTVGGVVVSNATLHNEDYIAGLDSKGEEIRDGKDIRVADWVQVYRAGDVIPKIADVDLSKRPESAVAFAFPTVCPECGSPAVREEGDAVRRCTGGLICPAQAVEKLKHFVSRKAFDIEGLGAKQIEAFYSDAGLAIKTPADIFTLQARDVQNLAKLKNRDGWGETSAANLFAAIDEKRNIALARLIFGLGIRHVGEVGARDLALHYADWDAMAAAVDLARPAALAQRAADGAEEAERVAAAQQGRRARIKEARDRAIAALNVPAEAAAAWEDLIGIDGIGATLGLSLSDAFANSDERAAFDALRGHLTIIPPEAPKNDSPVTGLTVVFTGTLEKMTRAEAKARAEALGAKVAGSVSKKTDILVAGPGAGSKEQKARDLGVRILDEDGWLELIAGA from the coding sequence ATGGCGTTGCAGGAGCAGTTGCGCGCCGCCGATCTTGCCTATCATCAGGCCGACGATCCCGAGATCAGCGATGCGGAATATGACGCTAAGAAACGCCGCTACCGCGCGCTGGCGGAGCAATTTCCCGATCTGGCTGAGATCGCAACCGAGCTGGAGACGGTTGGTGCGCCAATAGCCTCCGGCTTTGGCAAGATCACCCATGCACAGCGGATGATGTCGCTGGGCAACGCCTTTGACGACGAGGACGTGCGCGATTTCGACAAAGGTCTGCGCAAATATCTCGGCCTCGGCGCCGAGGACCCGCTGGCCTATACGGCGGAGCCGAAGATCGACGGGCTGTCGCTGTCGCTGCGCTATGAAGCGGGCAGGCTGATCCATGCGGCCACCCGTGGCGACGGGGCGGTGGGGGAGAATGTCACCGAAAACGCCCTGACCATTGCCGATATTCCGCAGCGGATCGACGATGCTCCGGCTGTGCTTGAGGTGCGCGGCGAGGTCTACATGAGCCATGCGGATTTTACGGCGCTGAATGATCGGCACGCCGCACAGGGTGGCAAAACCTTCGCCAATCCGCGCAATGCGGCGGCGGGATCCCTGCGGCAGCTGAACGCTGAAATCACCCGGTCGCGGCCGCTGCGCTTTTTTGCCTACAGCTGGGGCGAGCTGTCGGAGCCGCTCGCCGATACGCAGTTTTCAGCGCTTGAACGCCTGAAGGGCATGGGCTTTCAGACCAACCCGCTGACCAAATATTGCAAGGGCACAACCGAGCTGATTGCGCATTATCGCCTGATCGAGGAACAGCGGGCGACGCTTGGCTACGATATCGACGGCGTGGTTTACAAAGTGGATGCGCTGGCCTTGCAGGACCGTCTCGGCTTCCGCTCAACCACCCCGCGATGGGCGATTGCGCATAAATTTCCGGCTGAACTGGCCTGGACGCGGCTGGAGGGCATCGACATTCAGGTTGGACGGACCGGCGCACTCAGCCCGGTGGCGCGGTTGCAGCCGGTGACGGTGGGCGGCGTTGTTGTCTCCAATGCGACGCTGCACAATGAGGATTATATCGCCGGGCTGGATTCCAAGGGCGAAGAGATCCGCGACGGCAAGGATATCCGGGTCGCCGACTGGGTTCAGGTCTACCGCGCCGGGGATGTGATCCCGAAGATTGCCGATGTGGATCTGTCCAAACGTCCCGAGAGCGCGGTTGCCTTCGCCTTTCCGACCGTTTGCCCGGAATGTGGCAGCCCGGCCGTGCGTGAGGAAGGCGACGCGGTGCGACGCTGTACCGGCGGCTTGATCTGTCCGGCACAAGCGGTTGAGAAGCTGAAGCATTTTGTCTCGCGCAAGGCTTTCGATATCGAAGGTCTGGGCGCCAAGCAGATCGAAGCCTTTTACAGTGACGCGGGTCTGGCGATCAAAACGCCGGCCGATATCTTTACCCTTCAGGCGCGGGATGTGCAGAATCTGGCCAAGTTGAAAAACCGCGATGGCTGGGGCGAGACCTCTGCCGCCAACCTCTTCGCCGCGATTGACGAGAAGCGCAACATCGCGCTGGCCCGGCTGATCTTTGGTCTTGGCATTCGCCACGTGGGCGAGGTCGGCGCGCGCGATCTGGCGCTGCATTATGCGGATTGGGACGCGATGGCGGCGGCTGTTGATCTGGCCCGCCCGGCCGCCCTGGCGCAGCGCGCAGCGGATGGGGCCGAGGAGGCCGAGCGGGTTGCAGCAGCCCAGCAGGGCCGTCGCGCCCGCATCAAGGAAGCGCGAGACCGGGCCATTGCGGCGCTGAACGTGCCTGCGGAGGCCGCCGCGGCATGGGAGGATCTGATCGGGATCGACGGCATTGGCGCAACGCTGGGTCTGTCGCTTTCCGATGCTTTTGCCAATAGCGATGAGCGGGCGGCCTTCGACGCCTTGCGCGGCCATCTGACGATCATTCCGCCCGAAGCCCCTAAGAACGACAGCCCGGTCACCGGCCTGACGGTGGTCTTTACCGGAACGCTGGAGAAAATGACCCGCGCCGAAGCTAAGGCACGCGCCGAAGCCCTGGGGGCGAAGGTGGCCGGCTCGGTGTCGAAAAAGACGGATATTCTGGTCGCAGGTCCCGGTGCGGGGTCAAAGGAGCAGAAGGCTCGCGATCTTGGCGTGCGGATCCTCGACGAAGACGGCTGGCTGGAACTGATTGCGGGCGCATGA
- the recG gene encoding ATP-dependent DNA helicase RecG — MSGRPEILFPLFAGLETLQGIGPKTAQHFAQIDIETPRDMLFSLPYSVVDRRRRDSIRGLDFPTVATVAVTIGAHRPARNKGGAYRIQVSDAEEEFQLVFFHGRSRYLEAQLPEGARRVVSGKLELFDGMAQMVHPDHMLPLAEAAEIPDFEPVYHLTHGVSQKTMFKAAQSALSRLPELAEWADPSQITKESWPSWQQALRAAHNPDGPDALAAEAPGRTRLAYDELFAHQLTLALARLRDRTLPGRSSLASGALQSRVLAALPYRPTNAQARAIAEITADMAAGARMNRLLQGDVGAGKTLVAFMALLVAVEAGGQGVMMAPTEILARQHLEALRPLAETAGVVLELLTGRDKGRERAAKCAALARGDIHILVGTHAVFQPDVVFRDLRLAIVDEQHRFGVRQRMELAEKGKGADVLVMTATPIPRSLALTQYGDMEVSVLDEKPPGRKPVKTAVISTERMQEVVSHLRGAIEAGRQCYWVCPLVEESEVMDLTAAEERFKHLRATLGEGVVGLVHGQMPPAEKDAAMAAFQAGETKVLVATTVIEVGVNVPNASIMVIERAEIFGLAQLHQLRGRVGRGDAASTCLLLYQAPLSKGGQKRLEILRETEDGFRIAETDLEMRGAGDVIGTAQSGLPRFRIADLDRQAGLMAVAQSDARALLASDPDLSSPRGQAARVLLWLMKQDQAIRLISVG, encoded by the coding sequence ATGAGCGGCAGACCAGAGATCCTCTTCCCGCTGTTTGCCGGGTTGGAAACGCTTCAGGGTATCGGCCCGAAGACGGCGCAGCATTTTGCGCAGATTGATATAGAAACGCCGCGTGACATGTTGTTTTCGCTGCCTTATTCGGTGGTGGATCGACGGCGGCGCGACAGTATTCGCGGGCTTGATTTTCCCACGGTTGCAACGGTTGCGGTGACCATCGGCGCGCATCGGCCGGCGCGGAACAAGGGGGGCGCCTACCGGATCCAGGTGAGCGACGCCGAGGAGGAATTCCAGCTGGTATTTTTCCACGGTCGCAGCCGCTATCTGGAGGCCCAGCTGCCGGAGGGGGCGCGCCGGGTGGTGTCGGGCAAACTGGAACTGTTTGATGGCATGGCGCAGATGGTGCACCCTGACCATATGCTGCCGCTGGCAGAGGCTGCCGAGATCCCCGATTTTGAGCCGGTCTATCACCTGACCCATGGTGTGTCGCAGAAAACCATGTTCAAGGCGGCGCAAAGCGCGCTATCGCGCTTGCCGGAGCTGGCCGAATGGGCAGATCCCTCGCAGATCACCAAGGAATCCTGGCCAAGCTGGCAGCAGGCGCTGCGCGCTGCGCATAACCCCGATGGGCCGGATGCGCTGGCGGCGGAGGCACCCGGTCGGACACGTCTTGCCTATGATGAGCTGTTTGCCCATCAGCTGACACTGGCGCTGGCGCGGCTGCGGGATCGGACGTTGCCGGGGCGCAGCAGCCTAGCCAGCGGGGCGTTGCAATCGCGGGTGCTTGCGGCCTTGCCCTATCGGCCGACCAATGCGCAGGCCCGCGCAATTGCGGAGATCACCGCCGATATGGCGGCTGGCGCGCGGATGAACCGTCTGTTGCAGGGCGATGTCGGCGCTGGCAAAACTCTTGTTGCTTTCATGGCTTTGCTGGTCGCAGTTGAAGCAGGCGGGCAGGGTGTCATGATGGCGCCGACCGAAATTCTGGCCCGTCAGCATCTGGAGGCGCTGCGCCCGCTGGCGGAAACCGCAGGCGTTGTTCTGGAACTCCTGACAGGCCGCGACAAGGGCCGGGAGCGGGCTGCAAAATGCGCGGCGCTGGCGCGGGGGGACATTCATATTCTGGTCGGCACCCATGCGGTGTTTCAGCCGGATGTGGTGTTTCGGGATCTGCGGCTGGCGATTGTCGACGAACAGCATCGGTTTGGCGTGCGTCAGCGCATGGAGCTGGCGGAAAAGGGCAAAGGCGCGGATGTGCTGGTGATGACCGCAACACCGATTCCGCGGTCGCTGGCGCTGACGCAATATGGCGATATGGAAGTTTCGGTACTGGATGAAAAACCGCCCGGTCGCAAACCGGTCAAGACTGCGGTTATCAGCACCGAGCGGATGCAGGAGGTGGTCAGCCATCTGCGCGGCGCCATCGAAGCCGGGCGGCAATGCTACTGGGTCTGTCCGCTGGTTGAGGAATCCGAGGTGATGGATCTGACCGCCGCCGAGGAGCGGTTCAAACATCTGCGGGCGACGCTGGGCGAGGGCGTGGTCGGGCTGGTTCACGGACAGATGCCCCCGGCGGAGAAAGACGCGGCGATGGCTGCCTTTCAGGCTGGAGAGACCAAGGTTCTGGTGGCCACAACGGTGATCGAGGTCGGAGTCAATGTGCCCAATGCGTCGATCATGGTGATCGAGCGGGCCGAGATATTCGGCCTTGCACAGCTGCACCAGCTGCGCGGCCGTGTCGGGCGCGGGGATGCGGCTTCGACCTGTCTCCTGCTCTATCAGGCGCCGCTCAGCAAGGGCGGCCAGAAACGGTTGGAGATCCTGCGCGAGACCGAGGATGGCTTTCGCATTGCCGAAACCGATCTTGAGATGCGCGGTGCGGGCGATGTCATCGGCACCGCACAATCGGGGCTGCCGCGATTCCGCATCGCCGATCTGGACCGTCAGGCCGGGTTGATGGCTGTTGCACAAAGCGACGCGCGGGCCCTGCTGGCCAGCGATCCCGATCTGTCCAGCCCGCGCGGACAGGCGGCGCGGGTTCTTCTGTGGCTGATGAAACAGGATCAGGCGATCCGTTTGATTTCTGTCGGTTAG
- the sciP gene encoding CtrA inhibitor SciP: MFLKKVDGPRAVTLPDGTVMTRADLPPKTTRRWVASRKAAVVRGVLYGLIPQSEALRRYSLSEEEFRSWVSAVADFGEDALKATRLKDYRKS; the protein is encoded by the coding sequence ATGTTCTTGAAGAAAGTCGATGGCCCGCGCGCTGTGACCCTGCCGGATGGCACGGTGATGACGCGCGCGGATCTGCCGCCAAAGACCACGCGGCGCTGGGTGGCCTCACGCAAGGCGGCGGTTGTGCGCGGAGTCCTCTACGGCTTGATCCCGCAAAGCGAGGCATTGCGCAGATACAGCCTCTCCGAAGAGGAGTTTCGCAGCTGGGTTTCCGCTGTTGCGGACTTTGGCGAGGACGCCCTGAAAGCCACCCGTCTCAAAGACTATCGTAAATCCTGA
- the lpxB gene encoding lipid-A-disaccharide synthase, which yields MSLRVFILAGEPSGDRLGGALMAGLRQLCPDIIFEGVGGALMAEQGLKSRFDMSELSVMGLAEVLPKYRQLKRRIRETAEAVLDMKPDVMITIDSPDFSLRVAALVKEASSIRTVHYVAPSVWAWRPKRAEKMAKVIDHVLALLPFEPPYMEAAGMECDFVGHPVVGEPQATAEEIAAFRSQYQLEEAPCILALPGSRRSEVIRLAPVFGAALKQFQDSHPEYRIVVPAAAPVADLVRSHLAEWSDTAVVIDPNTLDGEVAKAHKRAAFAAADLALAASGTVSLELAAARTPMVIAYKFQWLTWHIMRRMALIDTVTLVNLVSDTRVVPECLGPECTPEAIAKALIKVKAAPTAQSSAMAITMERLGEGGEDPGLRAARAVLDRLSAQTSAVS from the coding sequence ATGAGCCTACGGGTGTTCATCCTCGCAGGCGAGCCTTCTGGGGACCGCCTTGGCGGTGCGCTGATGGCAGGTCTGCGGCAGCTCTGCCCGGATATCATCTTTGAGGGGGTTGGCGGCGCGCTGATGGCTGAACAAGGCCTAAAGTCGCGCTTCGATATGTCGGAACTGTCGGTCATGGGGCTGGCCGAGGTGCTGCCGAAATACCGCCAGCTGAAGCGCCGCATTCGCGAAACCGCAGAGGCGGTTCTGGACATGAAGCCGGATGTGATGATCACCATCGACAGCCCGGATTTCTCCCTACGGGTCGCCGCATTGGTGAAAGAAGCCAGCAGTATTCGCACGGTACATTATGTGGCGCCATCGGTCTGGGCCTGGCGCCCCAAGCGGGCGGAGAAGATGGCCAAGGTCATCGATCATGTGCTGGCGCTGCTGCCGTTTGAGCCGCCCTATATGGAAGCGGCTGGCATGGAGTGTGATTTCGTTGGCCACCCCGTTGTGGGGGAGCCACAGGCCACGGCGGAGGAGATTGCCGCCTTTCGCAGCCAGTACCAGCTGGAGGAGGCGCCCTGCATTCTGGCGCTGCCGGGATCGCGGCGCTCTGAGGTGATACGTCTGGCGCCGGTATTCGGTGCAGCCCTGAAACAGTTTCAGGACAGCCACCCGGAGTATCGGATCGTGGTGCCGGCCGCAGCTCCGGTTGCCGATCTGGTGCGCAGCCATCTTGCGGAATGGTCGGATACCGCGGTGGTGATCGACCCCAATACGCTGGACGGTGAAGTGGCCAAGGCGCATAAACGCGCGGCTTTTGCGGCGGCGGATCTGGCGCTTGCGGCTTCTGGTACGGTCTCGCTGGAGCTGGCGGCGGCGCGCACCCCAATGGTGATTGCCTATAAATTCCAGTGGCTCACCTGGCATATCATGCGGCGCATGGCGTTGATTGACACCGTCACGCTGGTCAATCTGGTCAGCGATACACGCGTGGTGCCGGAATGCCTCGGCCCTGAGTGTACGCCGGAGGCTATCGCCAAGGCGCTGATCAAGGTCAAGGCGGCGCCTACCGCGCAATCCTCTGCCATGGCGATCACGATGGAGCGGCTGGGCGAGGGGGGCGAAGACCCCGGTCTGCGCGCGGCCCGCGCAGTGTTGGATCGTTTGTCTGCGCAGACCTCCGCCGTCTCCTGA
- a CDS encoding LpxI family protein, which produces MLALIAGQGALPAELAARLSDRPLVCAMRGSEPDHIEPELTFRLEQLGSFIARLSASGVREICLAGAVRRPAIDPSQIDAETMPLVPILQGAIAAGDDGALRAIIGLFEQAGMCVRAAHEVAPDLVMAEGIPTEVQPGELDRRDAERGAEVVEAMCRADVGQSCAVRRGQAIAVENLFGTDWMLTALQNRPDGTGGLLFKAPKPGQDRRADLPTIGVQTVELAAKAGLSGIVLEAGGVIVLDQDEVVATCNRLGLFLWLRSA; this is translated from the coding sequence ATGCTGGCATTGATTGCAGGGCAGGGCGCACTGCCTGCCGAACTGGCCGCGCGCCTGTCCGACCGGCCGCTGGTCTGTGCCATGCGCGGCTCCGAGCCCGATCACATTGAGCCGGAGCTGACCTTTCGCCTGGAACAGCTCGGCAGCTTTATCGCGCGCCTGTCGGCCAGCGGCGTGCGCGAGATCTGCCTGGCGGGCGCTGTGCGCCGCCCGGCCATTGATCCATCGCAGATTGATGCCGAGACCATGCCGCTGGTTCCGATTCTGCAGGGGGCGATTGCCGCAGGTGACGACGGGGCATTGCGCGCCATCATCGGCCTTTTTGAGCAGGCGGGCATGTGCGTGCGCGCCGCCCATGAGGTAGCACCGGATCTGGTGATGGCCGAGGGCATCCCGACCGAGGTGCAGCCCGGCGAATTGGACCGGCGCGATGCAGAACGCGGCGCAGAGGTTGTCGAGGCCATGTGCCGCGCCGATGTCGGCCAGTCCTGCGCGGTGCGGCGCGGACAGGCGATTGCGGTCGAGAACCTCTTTGGCACCGACTGGATGCTGACGGCGTTGCAGAACCGGCCTGACGGCACCGGAGGTCTGCTGTTCAAGGCGCCCAAACCCGGACAGGACCGCCGCGCGGATCTGCCCACGATTGGCGTGCAGACGGTTGAGCTGGCGGCCAAGGCTGGGCTGTCGGGGATCGTGCTGGAGGCAGGCGGTGTTATCGTGCTCGATCAGGATGAGGTGGTGGCCACCTGCAATCGGCTCGGGCTGTTTCTCTGGCTGCGCAGCGCATGA
- the ctrA gene encoding response regulator transcription factor CtrA: protein MRILLVEDDPTTAKSIELMLTHANLNVYSTDLGEEGIDLAKLYDYDLILLDLNLPDMNGHEVLRQLRMARIETPILILSGADDTENKIKGFGFGADDYLTKPFHREELVARIHAIIRRSKGHSQSIINTGKISVNLDAKTVEVAGKAVHLTGKEYQMLELLSLRKGTTLTKEMFLNHLYGGMDEPELKIIDVFICKLRKKLSTATGGDNYIETVWGRGYVLRDPQDDQLTGGHRMAVGA from the coding sequence ATGCGCATTCTTCTTGTTGAGGATGATCCAACAACGGCGAAGAGCATTGAGTTGATGCTGACTCATGCCAACCTCAACGTTTATTCGACCGATCTCGGCGAAGAGGGGATCGATCTTGCTAAACTCTATGATTACGATCTGATCCTGCTGGATCTTAACCTACCCGATATGAACGGCCACGAGGTGCTGCGGCAGCTGCGCATGGCCCGTATCGAGACGCCCATTCTGATCCTGTCCGGTGCAGATGACACCGAAAACAAGATCAAGGGCTTTGGCTTTGGCGCCGATGATTATCTGACCAAACCCTTCCATCGCGAGGAACTGGTGGCCCGTATTCACGCCATCATCCGCCGCTCCAAGGGGCATTCGCAGTCGATTATCAACACCGGCAAGATTTCGGTCAATCTGGATGCCAAGACGGTGGAAGTTGCAGGCAAGGCCGTGCATCTCACCGGCAAGGAATACCAGATGCTGGAGCTGCTGAGCCTGCGCAAGGGCACCACATTGACCAAGGAGATGTTCCTGAACCATCTCTATGGCGGCATGGATGAGCCCGAGCTGAAGATTATCGACGTCTTTATCTGCAAGCTGCGCAAGAAGTTGAGCACGGCGACAGGTGGCGATAACTACATCGAAACAGTCTGGGGCCGCGGCTATGTGCTGCGCGATCCGCAGGACGATCAGCTGACTGGTGGTCACCGGATGGCTGTTGGCGCCTGA
- the mnmA gene encoding tRNA 2-thiouridine(34) synthase MnmA, which translates to MAQDANPQLNSLGFAKPPSETRVVVAMSGGVDSSVVAAHLADEGYDVVGVTLQLYDHGAALAKKGACCAGIDIHDARRVAEERGFPHYVLDYENIFKDAVIDEFADSYLAGATPVPCIRCNERVKFKDLLETARDLEADCMATGHYIQRKDGPNGPELHSAEDANRDQSYFLFSTTPEQLDYLRFPLGHLPSKDATREMAAQYGLAVADKPDSQDICFVPNGDYASVIEKLRPGAAEPGDIVHADGRVLGRHNGVIHYTIGQRRGLGIGGLSEPLYVVKLDVDKKQVVVGPKDLLATRTIPVREINWLGDEPFTSRDEWHLKVKVRSTRPPRDAVIRPISETEAEVELLTPEEGISPGQACVFYAEEGSRIFGGGWIWRGY; encoded by the coding sequence ATGGCGCAGGATGCCAATCCCCAACTGAATTCGCTTGGCTTTGCCAAACCACCGTCGGAGACGCGGGTGGTTGTCGCCATGTCGGGTGGCGTCGACAGCTCTGTTGTTGCTGCACATTTGGCCGATGAAGGCTATGATGTTGTGGGCGTGACGCTACAGCTCTACGACCATGGTGCGGCGCTTGCAAAGAAAGGCGCCTGCTGTGCGGGGATCGATATCCATGATGCGCGCCGAGTCGCCGAAGAGCGCGGCTTTCCGCATTACGTGCTGGATTATGAGAACATTTTTAAGGATGCGGTGATCGATGAGTTCGCCGACAGCTATCTGGCTGGCGCAACCCCGGTACCCTGTATCCGCTGCAACGAACGGGTCAAGTTCAAGGATCTGCTGGAAACCGCCCGCGATCTGGAAGCCGACTGCATGGCCACCGGCCACTATATCCAGCGCAAGGATGGGCCAAACGGGCCCGAGCTGCATTCGGCCGAGGATGCCAACCGCGACCAGAGCTATTTCCTGTTCTCCACCACCCCCGAGCAGCTGGACTATCTGCGATTCCCGCTGGGACATCTGCCGTCAAAGGACGCCACCCGCGAGATGGCGGCACAATATGGTCTGGCGGTGGCCGATAAACCCGACAGCCAAGACATCTGCTTTGTTCCCAATGGTGATTATGCCAGCGTGATCGAGAAACTGCGCCCCGGCGCGGCGGAGCCGGGGGACATCGTTCATGCCGATGGCCGGGTGCTCGGCCGTCACAACGGTGTCATCCACTACACCATCGGCCAGCGTCGCGGCCTCGGCATCGGCGGGCTGAGCGAACCGCTTTATGTGGTGAAACTGGATGTGGACAAGAAACAGGTCGTCGTTGGGCCCAAGGACTTGCTGGCCACCCGCACCATCCCGGTGCGGGAAATCAACTGGCTCGGCGATGAGCCTTTCACCAGCCGCGACGAATGGCATCTGAAGGTCAAGGTCCGCTCGACCCGGCCCCCGCGCGATGCGGTGATCCGTCCGATCTCGGAGACCGAAGCCGAGGTCGAACTGCTGACCCCGGAAGAGGGTATTTCCCCCGGACAGGCCTGCGTGTTCTATGCTGAGGAGGGCAGCCGTATCTTTGGCGGCGGCTGGATCTGGCGCGGCTACTGA